From Flavobacterium alkalisoli, the proteins below share one genomic window:
- the purL gene encoding phosphoribosylformylglycinamidine synthase: MIHFFGNQTNTVFAVQSQNELSTEDISKLNWLFGNAHKIEKSVLTDFFVGPRATMITPWSTNAVEITQNMGIEGIVRIEEFEKTTEDNTDFDPMLSQKYNGLNQEIYTINIQPEPILEVNDIAAYNEKEGLALSPDEVEYLRGLSEKLGRNLTDSEVFGFSQVNSEHCRHKIFNGTFVIDGEEKPSSLFKLIKKTSQENPNDIVSAYKDNVAFIKGPRVQQFAPKTADKPDFYDVKEFDSVISIKAETHNFPTTVEPFNGAATGSGGEIRDRLAGGQGSLPLAGTAVYMTSYSRLEENRPWENGMDERKWLYQTPMDILIKASNGASDFGNKFGQPLISGSVLTFEHEEDARKLGFDKVIMLAGGIGYGKESQSKKQKPQSGDKVVILGGENYRIGMGGAAVSSADTGEFSSGIELNAIQRSNPEMQKRAANAVRGLVESDENPIVSIHDHGAGGHLNCLSELVEETGGKIDLDKLPVGDPTLSAKEIIGNESQERMGLVIGQKDLDTLKRIADRERSPMYAVGDVTGDHRFTFESATTGAKPMDFALEDMFGSSPKTIMTDKTVKTKYTNPEYSENNIHSYLNQVLQLEAVACKDWLTNKVDRCVGGRVAKQQTAGPIQLPLNNVGVMALDFAGKEGIATSIGHSPVAALADAAAGSRTAIAEALSNIVWAPMKDGLKSVSLSANWMWACKNEGEDARLYEAVEACSNFAIELGINIPTGKDSLSMKQKYPNGDVIAPGTVIISAAGNCNDINKVVEPVLKRNGGNIYYINLSGDAFKLGGSSFAQVLNKVGNDVPTIKDAAKFKTAFNTIQELIRNGKIAAGHDIGSGGLITTLLEMSFAEVNLGAEYDLTALNEADTVKALFNENIALVIQADAAVEAELAKNGVDFTLIGKPMEGPVVTVKNGDSNLTFDVIETRDTWYRTSYLLDQKQSGKVKAQERFDNYKNQPLTYSFPSHFNGKKVAVDSSKPRPKAAIIREKGSNSEREMANAMYLAGFDVKDVHMTDLISGRETLEDIQFIGAVGGFSNSDVLGSAKGWAGAFLYNEKAKTALENFFKREDTLSVGICNGCQLFIELGLINPDHENKPKMLHNDSHKHESAFTSVTVQENNSVMLSTLAGSTLGVWISHGEGKFSMPYAETEYNIVAKYGYNGYPANPNGSSFDVAMMASNDGRHLVMMPHIERSMFQWNWAYYPEGRQDEVTPWHEAFVNARKWIENRK, from the coding sequence ATGATCCATTTCTTCGGAAACCAGACGAATACCGTATTTGCAGTACAATCGCAAAACGAACTTTCTACAGAGGATATTTCAAAACTGAACTGGCTTTTTGGCAACGCACATAAAATAGAGAAATCCGTACTGACGGATTTTTTTGTTGGCCCGAGAGCTACCATGATCACTCCATGGAGTACCAATGCCGTTGAGATTACCCAAAACATGGGTATTGAGGGTATTGTGAGGATTGAAGAGTTTGAAAAAACTACAGAAGACAACACTGATTTTGACCCTATGCTTTCGCAAAAGTATAACGGACTTAACCAGGAGATTTACACCATAAACATACAGCCGGAACCGATACTTGAGGTTAACGATATTGCTGCTTACAATGAAAAAGAAGGACTGGCACTTAGCCCTGATGAGGTAGAATACCTTAGAGGACTTTCTGAAAAACTGGGACGTAACCTAACCGACTCTGAAGTGTTTGGTTTCTCTCAGGTGAATTCAGAGCACTGCCGTCACAAAATATTTAACGGTACGTTTGTAATAGACGGTGAGGAAAAACCATCATCACTTTTTAAACTTATCAAGAAAACATCTCAGGAAAACCCTAACGATATCGTTTCGGCTTATAAGGACAACGTAGCCTTTATAAAAGGGCCACGCGTACAGCAGTTTGCTCCTAAAACAGCAGACAAGCCCGATTTTTATGATGTTAAGGAGTTTGACTCGGTTATATCGATTAAAGCGGAAACGCACAACTTCCCTACTACTGTAGAGCCTTTTAACGGTGCTGCAACAGGTAGTGGTGGTGAAATTCGCGACAGGCTGGCGGGCGGACAGGGTTCGCTTCCTTTAGCAGGTACAGCGGTATACATGACCTCTTACTCACGCCTTGAAGAAAACCGCCCTTGGGAAAACGGTATGGACGAGCGCAAATGGCTTTACCAAACCCCAATGGACATCCTTATAAAAGCATCTAACGGTGCATCTGACTTTGGTAACAAATTCGGACAGCCGCTTATATCGGGTTCGGTACTAACATTCGAACATGAAGAAGATGCCCGCAAACTTGGTTTCGATAAAGTTATCATGCTTGCAGGAGGTATTGGTTACGGTAAAGAAAGTCAGTCTAAAAAACAAAAGCCGCAATCAGGCGATAAAGTAGTTATACTTGGTGGTGAAAACTACCGCATTGGTATGGGTGGTGCAGCAGTATCATCTGCCGATACGGGAGAATTCAGCTCTGGTATCGAGCTTAACGCCATACAGCGTTCTAACCCTGAAATGCAAAAACGTGCTGCAAACGCCGTGAGAGGCCTTGTAGAAAGCGACGAAAATCCAATTGTTTCTATTCACGACCACGGTGCGGGCGGACACCTAAACTGTTTGAGTGAACTTGTTGAGGAAACAGGAGGTAAAATAGATTTAGACAAACTGCCTGTGGGTGACCCTACCCTTTCGGCTAAAGAAATAATAGGTAACGAGTCGCAGGAACGTATGGGACTTGTTATCGGACAAAAAGATCTTGATACTCTTAAGCGTATTGCCGATCGTGAGCGTTCGCCAATGTATGCTGTGGGTGATGTAACGGGAGACCACCGTTTTACGTTTGAGTCGGCTACAACAGGTGCTAAGCCAATGGACTTTGCCCTTGAGGATATGTTTGGTTCATCGCCTAAAACAATCATGACCGATAAAACGGTTAAAACAAAATATACTAACCCTGAGTATTCTGAAAATAACATTCACAGTTACCTTAACCAGGTGCTTCAGCTAGAGGCTGTAGCGTGTAAAGACTGGTTAACTAACAAGGTAGACCGTTGTGTGGGCGGACGCGTTGCTAAACAGCAAACTGCAGGACCTATACAATTACCGCTTAACAACGTGGGCGTTATGGCGCTGGACTTTGCAGGTAAAGAAGGTATTGCAACTTCTATAGGCCACTCGCCTGTTGCTGCCCTTGCCGATGCTGCTGCCGGTAGCCGTACTGCTATTGCAGAAGCTTTAAGTAACATTGTTTGGGCTCCGATGAAAGACGGACTTAAGAGTGTTTCGCTTTCGGCAAACTGGATGTGGGCTTGTAAAAACGAAGGTGAAGATGCAAGGCTATATGAGGCTGTAGAGGCTTGTAGCAACTTTGCTATCGAACTGGGCATTAATATCCCTACCGGTAAAGACTCTTTATCAATGAAACAAAAGTATCCTAACGGCGATGTTATCGCTCCGGGTACTGTAATTATATCGGCTGCAGGTAACTGTAACGACATTAACAAAGTAGTAGAGCCTGTACTTAAAAGAAACGGCGGAAACATTTACTACATTAACCTATCGGGCGATGCATTTAAGCTTGGAGGTTCGTCATTCGCACAGGTGCTTAATAAAGTAGGTAACGATGTGCCTACCATTAAGGATGCTGCCAAATTTAAAACGGCTTTCAATACTATTCAGGAGCTTATAAGAAACGGTAAAATTGCTGCCGGACACGATATAGGCAGTGGTGGTTTAATTACTACGCTTCTTGAAATGAGCTTTGCTGAGGTTAACCTTGGTGCTGAATATGACCTTACTGCCCTTAACGAGGCCGATACGGTTAAAGCCCTGTTTAACGAGAACATTGCTCTTGTTATCCAGGCAGATGCAGCTGTTGAGGCAGAACTTGCTAAAAACGGTGTAGACTTTACCCTTATAGGTAAACCAATGGAAGGACCTGTAGTTACCGTTAAAAACGGCGACAGCAACCTTACTTTCGACGTTATCGAAACAAGAGATACATGGTACAGGACTTCATACCTGTTAGACCAGAAACAAAGTGGAAAAGTAAAAGCGCAGGAGCGTTTTGACAATTATAAAAACCAACCGCTTACTTACAGCTTCCCTAGCCATTTTAATGGAAAAAAAGTAGCTGTAGACAGCAGCAAACCAAGGCCAAAAGCAGCTATTATACGTGAAAAGGGTTCTAACTCAGAGCGTGAAATGGCAAACGCTATGTACCTTGCCGGATTTGATGTTAAGGACGTTCACATGACCGACCTTATCTCCGGTCGTGAAACACTTGAAGACATTCAGTTTATTGGTGCTGTAGGTGGTTTCTCTAACTCAGATGTACTTGGTTCGGCAAAAGGATGGGCTGGTGCTTTCCTTTACAACGAAAAGGCTAAAACGGCTTTAGAGAACTTCTTTAAGCGTGAAGATACACTATCGGTAGGTATTTGTAACGGTTGTCAGTTATTCATTGAGCTTGGTCTTATAAACCCTGATCACGAAAACAAACCGAAAATGCTTCACAACGATAGCCACAAACACGAGAGTGCCTTTACATCGGTTACCGTACAGGAAAACAACTCGGTTATGTTGTCTACCCTTGCGGGAAGCACACTGGGTGTATGGATTTCGCACGGTGAAGGTAAGTTTAGCATGCCGTATGCAGAAACAGAGTACAACATTGTGGCTAAGTATGGTTACAACGGCTACCCTGCCAACCCTAACGGTTCAAGCTTTGATGTAGCGATGATGGCAAGCAACGACGGTCGTCACCTGGTAATGATGCCACACATTGAGCGTTCTATGTTCCAGTGGAACTGGGCTTACTACCCGGAAGGACGCCAGGATGAGGTTACACCTTGGCATGAAGCGTTTGTTAATGCACGTAAGTGGATTGAGAACAGAAAATAA